One window of Psychrobacillus sp. FSL H8-0483 genomic DNA carries:
- a CDS encoding S41 family peptidase: protein MRKISILASILLALGMLLVPVSALAAPLDEVKQLVSENYKGELPSNLQDLNSIDAIMEQLDPYSTYFTKEEFESYTSSINNTTTGIGIVIEEHEKGIEIVSTFEGAAAWDAGIVPGDIILSVDGVSTEKMSIQQASSIITGKEGTKIRVQVLKNTNLIETYTLTRKKFSVPVVSKQLLYGNVGYIGINSFSDNGATLVQQAKDALLKQGATSFILDLRNNGGGYVHTAEELIGLFPNSPNAYILQTRDQNGLVHATKQPSLFPKDTKVLINGYSASASEMTAAALLDQKSATLYGQTTYGKGSMQTFYHLSDGSYLKLTVANFTGPKGTIIHKTGVKPQIVTETGRELTKAHLDTLIAANKTYKKLTALVDVPTTKQFTVTFSNNIQNNNKQKMELVKLGGTSNVPVTIKQKSSNQFIATPNAPLEKGAAYLLLIHPTFQSETGAMMKTGAYVEVTVHP, encoded by the coding sequence ATGAGGAAGATTTCCATTTTAGCGTCCATTTTATTAGCACTTGGTATGTTATTGGTTCCAGTTTCAGCATTGGCTGCGCCTCTCGATGAGGTGAAGCAACTTGTTAGTGAGAATTATAAAGGCGAGCTTCCATCCAATTTACAAGACTTAAATTCGATTGATGCAATCATGGAGCAGCTCGATCCATATTCTACTTATTTTACGAAGGAAGAATTTGAATCATATACAAGCTCTATTAACAACACGACGACTGGTATTGGGATAGTTATTGAGGAACATGAAAAAGGTATAGAAATCGTCAGTACTTTTGAGGGAGCGGCTGCATGGGATGCAGGTATAGTACCAGGCGATATTATTCTATCAGTCGACGGCGTTTCTACTGAAAAAATGTCGATTCAGCAAGCCTCTTCTATTATTACTGGAAAAGAAGGTACGAAGATTCGCGTACAAGTTTTAAAAAATACTAATTTAATAGAAACGTACACATTAACTCGCAAGAAATTCAGCGTTCCTGTTGTGTCCAAGCAACTTTTATACGGCAATGTCGGGTATATCGGTATTAATTCGTTTTCGGATAATGGCGCAACGCTCGTGCAACAAGCTAAAGATGCACTTTTAAAACAAGGGGCTACGTCTTTTATTCTAGATTTACGAAATAATGGTGGTGGCTACGTCCATACCGCAGAAGAACTTATTGGATTATTTCCAAATAGCCCAAACGCTTATATTCTTCAAACCAGAGATCAGAATGGGTTAGTACATGCTACAAAACAACCTTCTTTATTTCCAAAAGATACAAAAGTACTTATTAATGGTTACAGTGCGAGTGCGTCAGAAATGACTGCTGCAGCGTTATTAGACCAAAAGTCAGCGACACTTTATGGACAAACTACGTATGGCAAAGGCTCCATGCAAACCTTTTATCATTTATCGGATGGCTCCTATCTAAAGCTGACAGTTGCCAACTTTACTGGTCCAAAAGGTACGATTATCCATAAAACTGGTGTGAAACCACAAATCGTTACAGAAACAGGTCGAGAACTCACAAAAGCGCATCTAGACACGCTAATCGCTGCAAATAAAACCTATAAAAAACTAACTGCTCTTGTAGACGTACCGACAACTAAACAATTTACAGTAACATTTTCAAATAATATACAAAACAATAATAAACAAAAAATGGAGTTAGTTAAGCTTGGAGGCACGAGTAACGTTCCAGTAACGATAAAACAAAAATCCTCCAACCAATTCATTGCAACTCCAAACGCACCACTTGAAAAAGGAGCAGCATACTTACTACTCATTCATCCAACTTTCCAATCGGAAACTGGTGCGATGATGAAAACTGGTGCATATGTGGAAGTAACTGTTCATCCATAA
- a CDS encoding helix-turn-helix transcriptional regulator, with protein MAFYEHIRAYREQLEITQMEAAKSLGIDHSVLSKYERGDLAIPIDLLMKFVEVYAIPQDLFFNMLKDIPFKSKNPGLEARESRTRYIESFQEEYVSQVVHLKEYRDFTMQVVSTSTDDKERKRFITNIMKKD; from the coding sequence ATGGCCTTTTACGAACATATTCGTGCATATCGGGAACAACTTGAAATTACGCAAATGGAAGCTGCCAAGAGCCTAGGTATTGATCATTCCGTCTTGTCGAAATATGAAAGAGGCGATTTGGCAATACCAATTGATTTATTAATGAAATTTGTGGAGGTTTATGCCATCCCACAAGACCTCTTTTTTAATATGTTGAAGGACATTCCGTTCAAAAGTAAAAATCCCGGACTTGAAGCAAGGGAAAGTCGAACAAGGTATATAGAGTCTTTTCAAGAGGAGTACGTCTCGCAAGTGGTACATTTGAAAGAATATCGAGACTTCACCATGCAAGTAGTATCCACTTCAACGGATGATAAAGAACGTAAACGCTTCATTACTAATATAATGAAAAAGGATTAA
- the argC gene encoding N-acetyl-gamma-glutamyl-phosphate reductase has protein sequence MKAGIIGATGYGGLELIRLLHNHPEIERLDLFTSSDEGSVFSNKYTHLLHIHDEPLLKIEHDRLTDYDVLFTSTPSGVSTELLPPLIGKGPKLIDLSGDFRLKDAVEYEQWYKKMPAPAEAIEKSVYGLTEWNENAIAQAPLIANPGCYPTAVLLSLLPLIKENLIDATQLVIDAKSGISGAGNKPNQMTHYSETNENIAIYKLHQHQHIPEIEQAIQTFANQTSPITFTTHLVPMTRGILATSYAPVIEGVTEKQLTNVLQEAYANHPFVRIIKETNKFGTNQVYGSNFCDVHVKVDPRTNRATIVSVIDNLVKGAAGQAIQNMNVQFNLDQTTGLTHVPLFI, from the coding sequence ATGAAAGCTGGTATTATAGGAGCAACAGGATATGGCGGTCTTGAATTAATAAGACTACTACATAATCATCCTGAAATCGAAAGGCTTGACCTGTTTACATCTTCTGATGAAGGGAGTGTCTTTTCGAATAAATATACACATCTTTTGCATATCCATGATGAGCCTCTTCTTAAAATCGAGCATGATAGACTGACAGATTACGATGTGCTTTTCACTAGTACGCCCTCAGGGGTTTCTACTGAACTTCTACCACCTCTAATTGGAAAAGGTCCAAAACTTATTGATTTATCTGGTGACTTTCGTTTAAAAGATGCAGTTGAATACGAGCAGTGGTACAAAAAAATGCCGGCTCCAGCGGAAGCAATCGAAAAATCTGTATACGGTCTCACAGAATGGAATGAAAACGCAATCGCGCAAGCACCCTTAATCGCAAACCCAGGATGCTATCCAACGGCGGTTCTGCTTTCGTTGTTACCACTCATCAAAGAAAACCTGATCGACGCAACACAACTCGTAATCGATGCAAAAAGTGGCATTTCAGGTGCAGGAAACAAGCCAAACCAAATGACACATTACAGCGAGACGAATGAAAACATAGCCATTTACAAACTACATCAACATCAACATATACCGGAAATCGAGCAAGCAATTCAAACCTTTGCGAATCAAACATCACCAATAACATTCACGACACATCTCGTACCGATGACGAGAGGCATCCTAGCAACTAGCTATGCCCCCGTCATCGAAGGCGTAACTGAAAAACAGCTCACTAATGTACTACAGGAAGCTTACGCAAATCACCCGTTCGTTCGAATCATTAAAGAAACAAATAAATTCGGAACAAACCAGGTCTACGGTTCCAATTTCTGTGATGTCCATGTCAAAGTTGATCCGCGAACAAACCGCGCGACTATTGTATCCGTTATTGACAATCTAGTAAAAGGTGCTGCCGGGCAGGCAATCCAAAACATGAACGTCCAGTTCAACCTAGATCAAACGACTGGTCTGACGCACGTCCCACTATTCATTTAA
- the argJ gene encoding bifunctional ornithine acetyltransferase/N-acetylglutamate synthase: MKRIAYKNIASPKGFKATGIHCGVKHKKKDLALLISEVPASVAGVFSTNAIQGAPLVVTKEVVYTTKKMQAIIINSGIANSCTGKQGIIDAYTMQEKTAQHLGISPALVGVASTGVIGEAMKMEPVLSGIQKLHPIDELEGAIQFSQAIMTTDTVTKDTAYKTIIDGKEIMIAGTAKGSGMIEPNMATMLAFITTDANIESDHLQAALKSITDVTFNAITVDGDTSTNDMVIVMANGLAENKTLTPAHPDWDAFVETLHVVSQDLAKMIAKDGEGATKLIEVEVQGAITDAEARMIAKTVVGSPLVKTAVFGSDANWGRIIAAVGYSGATLDPNDIKILIGTTPVVENGEPVYFSDEQLHLYLKQAEVKFVIELNQGNGQGTAWGCDLTYDYVQINATYRS, translated from the coding sequence ATGAAGCGAATCGCCTATAAGAACATCGCTTCGCCAAAAGGTTTCAAAGCGACCGGCATCCATTGCGGCGTAAAGCACAAGAAAAAAGATCTAGCATTACTTATAAGTGAAGTGCCCGCAAGTGTCGCAGGCGTTTTCTCCACAAATGCTATCCAGGGGGCTCCCCTTGTTGTCACAAAGGAGGTCGTCTACACAACAAAAAAAATGCAGGCAATCATCATCAATTCTGGCATCGCCAATTCGTGCACAGGCAAGCAAGGCATAATAGACGCCTATACGATGCAAGAAAAAACAGCACAACACCTTGGCATCTCACCAGCTCTAGTCGGTGTGGCATCCACGGGAGTAATTGGCGAAGCGATGAAAATGGAGCCGGTCCTATCAGGAATCCAAAAACTCCACCCAATCGACGAGCTGGAAGGAGCAATCCAATTCTCCCAAGCAATAATGACGACAGATACGGTGACGAAAGATACGGCTTACAAAACAATTATCGACGGCAAAGAAATCATGATCGCTGGAACTGCAAAGGGCTCTGGCATGATCGAACCAAATATGGCGACGATGCTCGCGTTTATTACAACCGACGCGAACATTGAATCCGACCATCTCCAAGCTGCGCTCAAATCGATCACGGACGTAACGTTCAACGCTATCACAGTAGACGGTGACACATCCACAAACGATATGGTCATTGTTATGGCAAATGGCTTAGCGGAAAATAAAACACTCACGCCAGCTCACCCAGACTGGGATGCCTTCGTAGAAACCTTACATGTTGTGTCACAGGATCTAGCCAAAATGATTGCGAAGGACGGAGAGGGCGCAACGAAACTTATTGAAGTCGAAGTGCAAGGAGCAATTACAGATGCGGAAGCGCGTATGATTGCTAAAACCGTTGTCGGCTCACCACTTGTCAAAACTGCCGTCTTCGGAAGCGACGCAAACTGGGGAAGAATTATTGCGGCTGTCGGCTATAGCGGGGCAACGCTCGATCCAAATGACATCAAAATTCTAATCGGCACAACACCAGTCGTAGAAAACGGAGAGCCAGTCTACTTTTCAGATGAGCAACTCCATCTTTATTTAAAACAAGCAGAAGTGAAATTCGTCATCGAATTAAACCAAGGCAACGGCCAAGGAACTGCATGGGGGTGCGATTTGACATATGACTACGTCCAAATCAATGCAACATACCGCTCCTAA
- a CDS encoding YhdT family protein → MDHRFKIAHREALIGVGLAILHFVWWFGFAYGLGSRPVEEYTYILGFPDWFFYSCVIGFILVSVTVIILAKFVLKDVSFEEEGDEL, encoded by the coding sequence ATGGATCATAGATTTAAAATTGCACATCGAGAGGCGCTAATTGGGGTAGGACTTGCGATCCTTCATTTTGTTTGGTGGTTTGGTTTTGCTTATGGGCTTGGCTCACGACCAGTAGAGGAGTATACTTATATACTTGGTTTCCCAGATTGGTTTTTCTACAGCTGTGTCATAGGATTCATTTTAGTATCTGTGACCGTTATTATTCTTGCGAAATTTGTGTTGAAGGATGTTTCGTTTGAAGAGGAGGGAGATGAGCTATGA
- the panF gene encoding sodium/pantothenate symporter encodes MNIGVIIPLIIFLAIIFFIGFWSSKKLEESTGGFLQEYFLGGRELGGFVLAMTMVATYGSASSFLGGPGTAYTMGFGWVLLSMTQVVTGYFVLLILGKKFAILARKYNAITLIDFLKVRYNSTAVVLLAAASMIIFLFSAMTAQWVGGGRLIESLTGMQYTTALFIFAVSVLVYVVIGGFRAVAVTDAVQGGVMVVGTLVLLIAVIIAGGGVPNIMQDLLAENPNLVTPYGNEGNLSAAYVSSFWILVGVGVVGLPQMAVRAMSYKNTRSMHRALVIGTIVTGFIMLNMHLIGIFARPILPGVEVADTVIPLVALKVLPAWLAGIVLAAPLAAIMSTVDSLLILVSSSIVKDVYINYLNPNASEKKVKRLSFGVTTLLGSVVFLLALNPPDLLIFLNLFAFGGLEAAFIWPVVLGLYWSYGNKYGAIASMVTGIVSYIALHFYNQANGNLFGVHTVVVPVILSLIAYVICSLLIKKTKYVF; translated from the coding sequence ATGAATATCGGTGTGATTATACCGCTCATTATTTTTCTTGCAATTATTTTTTTCATTGGCTTTTGGTCTAGTAAAAAACTAGAGGAGTCCACTGGCGGATTTCTACAAGAGTATTTTTTAGGTGGGCGAGAGCTTGGTGGTTTTGTTCTAGCAATGACGATGGTTGCGACGTATGGAAGTGCATCAAGTTTTTTAGGTGGGCCTGGTACAGCCTATACGATGGGCTTTGGCTGGGTTTTACTTTCGATGACACAAGTTGTCACGGGCTATTTCGTGTTGCTGATTTTAGGTAAGAAGTTTGCGATTTTAGCTCGCAAATATAATGCCATCACTTTAATTGATTTCCTAAAAGTGCGCTATAACAGCACAGCAGTCGTATTACTTGCAGCCGCTAGTATGATTATCTTTTTATTTTCCGCTATGACGGCACAATGGGTTGGCGGCGGTCGCTTGATCGAGTCGTTAACAGGGATGCAATATACAACAGCTCTATTTATTTTCGCTGTTTCCGTATTGGTGTATGTAGTGATCGGAGGCTTCCGCGCGGTTGCGGTAACAGACGCTGTGCAAGGTGGAGTTATGGTCGTCGGAACGCTCGTTCTATTGATCGCAGTCATTATTGCTGGTGGCGGGGTACCGAATATTATGCAGGATCTACTTGCGGAAAATCCAAATCTTGTGACGCCATACGGCAATGAAGGAAATTTATCCGCTGCATATGTATCCTCCTTTTGGATACTTGTCGGAGTAGGTGTTGTCGGGCTTCCGCAAATGGCAGTACGTGCCATGTCGTATAAAAACACACGCTCAATGCATCGTGCACTTGTAATTGGAACAATCGTCACTGGTTTCATTATGCTGAACATGCATCTGATCGGAATCTTTGCTCGACCAATTTTACCTGGAGTGGAAGTGGCAGATACAGTCATTCCGCTTGTCGCACTGAAGGTTCTTCCTGCGTGGCTTGCGGGTATTGTCCTGGCAGCGCCATTAGCTGCAATTATGTCGACGGTCGACTCACTCCTAATTTTAGTGAGTTCTTCTATCGTAAAGGATGTCTATATCAATTATCTTAATCCAAATGCAAGCGAGAAAAAGGTGAAACGCCTCAGCTTTGGGGTGACGACTCTTTTAGGTTCCGTTGTCTTTTTATTAGCATTGAATCCTCCAGATCTGCTTATTTTCTTAAATCTTTTTGCTTTCGGTGGTTTAGAGGCTGCTTTTATTTGGCCAGTCGTGCTTGGTCTTTATTGGTCTTATGGCAATAAATACGGTGCAATTGCATCGATGGTCACAGGTATCGTTTCTTATATTGCGTTACATTTTTATAATCAAGCAAATGGCAACCTATTCGGTGTGCACACAGTTGTTGTACCAGTTATCTTATCGCTTATCGCATATGTGATCTGCAGTTTATTAATCAAAAAAACAAAATACGTATTCTAA
- a CDS encoding transcriptional regulator encodes MLQVQLMKPFCRKIEGNRIKLVFAYQYFSIKKDNDLFHFIPVEGKEIIVNTQSLQVENLSEVFVFQKGNRFIRLPLYQLLLVSDIHIHLQTIIGDDDQHESGVILLESTEEIIRQLEQENYERMIDYALLHKNAALFKELQQLKDSNGGYQVENQ; translated from the coding sequence ATGTTACAAGTTCAGTTAATGAAACCTTTTTGCCGAAAGATTGAAGGAAATCGGATAAAGCTAGTGTTTGCATATCAATACTTCTCCATAAAAAAAGACAACGATCTCTTTCACTTTATTCCAGTGGAAGGAAAAGAAATTATTGTTAATACACAGTCGTTACAAGTAGAAAACCTATCGGAAGTTTTTGTATTCCAAAAAGGAAATCGATTCATCCGTCTACCACTCTATCAATTACTACTCGTTTCCGACATTCATATACATCTTCAAACAATAATTGGAGACGATGATCAGCATGAGTCAGGTGTTATCCTTTTGGAAAGTACCGAAGAAATAATCCGACAACTAGAGCAAGAAAACTATGAGAGAATGATTGACTACGCATTACTTCATAAAAATGCAGCTTTATTTAAAGAGCTACAACAATTAAAAGACTCTAACGGAGGCTATCAAGTTGAAAATCAATAA
- a CDS encoding anti-sigma factor domain-containing protein, protein MMHAYRGIVCEKNTNDMIFLTSEGEFVHGIPLVTDPEVGEEVEFHLVTTTNLRRKRMKPFFIGPALIAAVLLVFLVASLIPQTNSAYAYVQVEGDQAIEFGVDGEGNVVSLRSLDEAPNLELQDWEGLPIGIVLAKVVKQIAPKNDELAVTTVYEKQGQAELKKRIDQAVNKISNDHAEKNWSIQESTVQERKEANKNNKSIKKFKQEEQQPPVVEQKIENPKNQQEKQKIPDQSNEIEKEMNTPNPNNNKEKSTPANKQINNHKEKQQENKDQNISPASQQKSENHNNVNSNNKGNNKNNDNGGNKNEHSNKDNNNGNNPNK, encoded by the coding sequence ATGATGCACGCGTACAGAGGCATTGTTTGCGAAAAGAATACGAACGATATGATTTTTCTGACGAGCGAAGGAGAATTTGTTCATGGCATTCCGCTAGTCACTGATCCAGAAGTGGGCGAAGAAGTGGAGTTCCATTTAGTAACAACTACCAACCTTCGACGAAAACGAATGAAACCCTTTTTCATTGGGCCAGCTCTAATCGCAGCAGTGCTACTGGTATTTTTAGTAGCATCATTGATTCCTCAAACGAACAGTGCATACGCATACGTACAAGTAGAAGGTGACCAGGCAATCGAATTTGGCGTGGATGGAGAAGGTAATGTCGTGTCGCTACGATCACTAGATGAAGCACCAAATTTAGAGCTTCAAGATTGGGAAGGACTTCCTATTGGCATCGTATTAGCAAAAGTAGTGAAACAAATAGCACCAAAAAATGATGAACTTGCAGTAACAACAGTGTATGAGAAGCAAGGTCAGGCGGAATTAAAAAAACGGATAGACCAAGCTGTGAATAAAATCAGCAATGACCATGCGGAGAAAAATTGGAGTATACAAGAAAGCACTGTGCAAGAAAGAAAAGAAGCAAACAAAAACAACAAATCCATAAAAAAATTCAAGCAAGAAGAACAGCAACCACCAGTTGTAGAGCAAAAAATTGAAAATCCCAAAAATCAGCAAGAAAAACAAAAAATACCTGACCAATCAAACGAAATAGAAAAAGAAATGAACACACCTAATCCGAATAATAATAAAGAAAAATCAACTCCAGCTAATAAACAAATTAATAACCATAAAGAAAAACAACAAGAAAATAAGGATCAAAATATATCACCAGCTTCCCAACAGAAATCCGAAAACCATAACAACGTCAATAGCAATAACAAAGGTAATAACAAAAATAATGACAACGGCGGCAACAAAAACGAGCACAGCAACAAAGATAACAATAACGGTAATAACCCAAACAAATAA
- a CDS encoding DMT family transporter, protein MKQLNIYLMLVFVMFVWGANLPILKYLVTVVPPVTLTAFRILTAGLVVLVILWQMKLLRKPTKQEWKYILLGALTNVVAHHYFLNMGLAITSGTHGGLILGTGPMLTAISAAFILKYSPTRIQWLGLVLGLSGVSVSILVGGGESSGANLGDFYVFLAILAQVLSYMVVSKAARTLDPRLLTAYMMMIGSIVLIVISFVQEPGGVYAFSETTPFFWGLFITSAIVCTAVGHLMYNYAVGKAGATKAAIFMNLNPIFSLLLSAIFLGEILNIRHFIGLILIVAGVMLGSGAAEDMWKKHKEKRATS, encoded by the coding sequence ATGAAGCAATTAAATATTTACTTAATGCTCGTGTTTGTCATGTTCGTTTGGGGAGCAAACCTACCGATACTTAAATACTTGGTAACAGTAGTTCCCCCTGTCACACTAACAGCATTTCGAATTCTTACTGCTGGTTTAGTAGTGCTTGTGATTTTATGGCAAATGAAACTCCTGCGTAAGCCAACAAAACAAGAATGGAAATACATATTATTAGGGGCGCTGACGAATGTAGTTGCCCATCACTATTTTCTGAACATGGGACTTGCCATTACAAGTGGAACCCACGGAGGACTTATATTAGGGACAGGTCCAATGCTAACGGCTATTTCTGCGGCTTTTATATTGAAATACTCTCCAACACGGATTCAGTGGCTTGGACTCGTATTGGGTCTCTCCGGAGTGAGCGTGTCCATATTAGTGGGCGGAGGAGAATCCAGCGGAGCAAACCTTGGGGATTTCTATGTTTTCCTCGCTATTTTAGCGCAAGTACTGAGCTATATGGTCGTGAGTAAAGCTGCAAGAACGCTTGATCCAAGACTGTTGACAGCCTATATGATGATGATCGGCTCCATTGTTTTAATTGTCATCAGCTTTGTGCAAGAACCTGGGGGAGTATATGCATTCTCAGAAACAACGCCATTCTTCTGGGGGTTATTTATAACATCGGCCATCGTTTGTACAGCTGTTGGGCATCTCATGTACAACTATGCGGTCGGTAAAGCTGGCGCAACAAAAGCGGCCATCTTTATGAACCTTAACCCAATATTTTCATTACTTCTTTCCGCTATTTTCTTAGGTGAAATACTAAACATCCGCCACTTCATCGGCCTCATCCTCATCGTTGCTGGCGTTATGCTCGGATCCGGAGCAGCGGAAGATATGTGGAAAAAACATAAAGAAAAAAGAGCAACCTCATAA
- a CDS encoding efflux RND transporter periplasmic adaptor subunit, translating into MNKWLVIGISIVVSIFIAANAVLLFSNKSEITRSYYVNEYDRVYENTFTKELEKESVIVPVNESTVTIDVDAVNNILVAAGDSVQQGADLVQLKTESADDQRMLWQTEQQAYMKEQSQLNQIIGNLESERAEANSTSSNNGSTTGNTEDEVIDVNVQVDVNVSQEGNFAHAIAEAEQKLAEVTRKLQIVSAQLSQESGELALLSPIEGTIAAIEERDGKYFIDIYGNEKSVITFANEVEWHQIKEGLQVKNYSSHLEGVVEGSILAKAEVPANAFKWLTAYEQFGNKTEGPVYEMQIALEEQRLVLPFGANINSVIITDEAENAVRVKTKWLLNRSKELAEVYTLTNEGRIMRSPVTVPFDVKQYAILSEGLQSESVVLNADPKNVDAPAFLPFPLDLPTWSSIKAVSWKDYMKYLTYK; encoded by the coding sequence ATGAATAAATGGCTTGTAATCGGTATATCAATTGTCGTCTCTATCTTCATTGCAGCAAATGCGGTGCTTTTATTTTCAAATAAAAGCGAGATTACTAGATCTTATTATGTGAATGAGTACGATCGTGTGTACGAAAACACCTTTACAAAAGAGCTAGAAAAAGAATCGGTCATCGTTCCAGTAAATGAGAGCACAGTCACGATTGATGTAGACGCGGTAAATAATATCCTCGTCGCAGCAGGAGACAGTGTGCAACAAGGAGCAGATCTTGTCCAACTAAAAACGGAATCTGCCGATGACCAACGAATGCTTTGGCAAACGGAGCAACAAGCATATATGAAAGAGCAATCTCAGCTAAATCAAATCATTGGGAATCTTGAATCAGAGCGCGCGGAAGCAAACTCTACCTCATCTAATAATGGCTCGACAACAGGTAACACAGAAGATGAGGTGATAGATGTAAATGTCCAAGTAGACGTGAACGTTTCACAAGAAGGTAACTTCGCACATGCAATTGCTGAGGCGGAACAAAAACTGGCGGAAGTAACTCGAAAATTGCAAATCGTCAGCGCCCAACTAAGTCAGGAATCAGGCGAGCTTGCGCTACTTAGCCCAATAGAAGGCACCATAGCAGCCATTGAAGAACGAGATGGAAAGTATTTTATTGACATTTACGGCAATGAAAAATCTGTTATCACGTTCGCAAATGAAGTTGAATGGCATCAAATCAAAGAAGGCCTGCAAGTGAAAAACTACTCGTCCCATCTAGAAGGTGTTGTTGAAGGGAGCATCCTCGCCAAAGCAGAAGTACCAGCGAACGCGTTCAAATGGCTAACAGCATACGAACAATTCGGAAATAAAACCGAGGGACCTGTATACGAAATGCAAATCGCATTAGAAGAACAACGTTTAGTATTGCCATTCGGCGCTAACATAAACTCCGTCATCATCACAGATGAAGCAGAGAACGCAGTGCGCGTAAAAACAAAGTGGCTTCTAAATCGATCAAAAGAATTAGCAGAAGTATACACACTAACAAATGAAGGTAGAATCATGCGCTCACCTGTCACTGTCCCATTTGATGTAAAACAATATGCCATTTTATCAGAAGGACTTCAGAGTGAAAGTGTCGTATTAAACGCCGATCCCAAAAACGTAGATGCTCCAGCATTCCTACCCTTTCCACTAGACCTACCAACATGGAGCAGCATCAAAGCAGTCAGCTGGAAAGACTATATGAAATACTTAACCTATAAATAG
- the sigI gene encoding RNA polymerase sigma-I factor, producing the protein MLLSIIHGFYKTKTNMSELAKKAKAGNEEVLNDLLFANTPFMKKTASFVCKRPIDEHDEEFSVAMNGFHEAVMAFDASENASLQTFAHLIIKRRLVDYIRKESVRNEKVMLLHLENEDSSQTQHYLFDEKSIHTYTEEQQSAARREELSVYNNSLKEFNLSFEELTRTAPKHVDARKTAFQIAQIIAESEELYNYLMINKRLPLKEIEALVEVSRKTLERHRKYMIAIVLLLNSDFVYIKDYVKGEII; encoded by the coding sequence ATGCTTTTGTCCATTATTCATGGTTTTTACAAAACAAAAACGAATATGAGTGAGCTTGCTAAAAAGGCGAAAGCAGGCAATGAGGAGGTTCTTAATGACCTCCTTTTTGCCAATACTCCGTTTATGAAAAAAACAGCGTCTTTTGTTTGTAAACGACCGATTGATGAACACGATGAAGAATTTAGTGTGGCAATGAATGGATTTCATGAAGCAGTGATGGCTTTCGATGCAAGCGAAAACGCTTCTCTTCAAACATTCGCTCACTTAATAATAAAAAGAAGATTAGTAGATTACATTCGAAAAGAATCCGTAAGAAATGAAAAAGTTATGTTACTTCACTTGGAGAATGAAGACTCCTCACAAACGCAACATTATTTATTCGATGAAAAATCGATTCATACATACACAGAAGAACAACAATCTGCAGCAAGAAGAGAAGAACTTTCAGTTTACAACAACTCACTAAAGGAATTTAACTTGTCCTTTGAAGAACTAACACGCACAGCTCCGAAGCATGTAGATGCACGAAAAACTGCATTTCAAATAGCTCAAATTATTGCAGAATCGGAAGAACTCTATAACTACTTAATGATAAATAAAAGATTACCTTTGAAAGAAATCGAAGCATTGGTTGAGGTATCACGAAAGACATTGGAGCGGCATCGGAAATATATGATTGCTATTGTACTACTGTTAAACAGTGACTTCGTTTATATAAAAGACTATGTTAAAGGAGAAATCATATGA